Proteins from a single region of Pseudodesulfovibrio portus:
- the rpiB gene encoding ribose 5-phosphate isomerase B, with the protein MSKTIVIGSDHGGYNLKSVFIAKLKEWGYAVEDEGPDCLDSCDYPLFAAKVCNNLAKDESKLGVLICGTGLGMSMTANRMGIRAALCSNEFHARMAREHNDARILCMGERVTGQGLALEILKVFLETEFGGDRHQRRIDLIDTVSK; encoded by the coding sequence GTGAGCAAAACCATTGTCATCGGCTCCGACCACGGGGGCTACAATCTCAAATCCGTGTTCATCGCAAAGCTCAAGGAGTGGGGCTACGCCGTGGAGGACGAAGGCCCGGACTGCCTCGACTCCTGCGACTACCCGCTTTTCGCGGCCAAGGTCTGCAACAATCTTGCGAAAGACGAATCCAAGCTCGGCGTGCTCATCTGCGGCACCGGCCTGGGCATGTCCATGACCGCCAACCGGATGGGCATCCGCGCCGCCCTGTGCAGCAACGAATTTCACGCCCGCATGGCCCGCGAGCACAACGATGCCCGCATCCTGTGCATGGGCGAGCGCGTCACCGGCCAGGGACTGGCCCTGGAAATTCTCAAGGTTTTTCTCGAAACCGAATTCGGGGGCGATCGGCACCAGCGGCGCATCGACCTCATCGACACCGTCTCAAAATAA
- a CDS encoding tetratricopeptide repeat protein, producing MAAMILMAGLVLTGCASGRGAAPKYRAYPMTPEAQVNYDYLVYLDRLQQIQRELSRGDRSTMKLKEARQLQDATVEALDKVIAVAPSPQLYVEKAGLFWNHSEGTARSRAILKEGLAKFPGDRLLTVYLANSYVADDRVDDAIAIMDEFLKDNPDDIQSREKLGQMFMDAGRDAEALDVLKGIPEAERGPDALYSMGRVQGNLGMRKAAIANLKKAVKMDPEFTEAQVELAYQYELAKDYASAEAIYTAILEQNESFPEARLRLINLDLKLNNPDKALKLALDGPPTKDFVLDAVLTFINDGFYAQGSTVLDMLTSDGSVPAEYYFYKAVIANEGENDMEKALGFLGMVDKTDRLYPHALRFRAQILSAQGKAEEALNIAVDGKKLYPNAPIFYILEASLLKQEEDFRGAERTLKEGLKRLPNNPELTYELALVYEVLDRRDEGLALMESVIRAHPDHANALNYVGYTLAEEGRELERALVLVTKASSLEPESGYILDSVAWVHFKMQDLNKAWEYIRHAIDLVDTDPTIWEHYGDIAAALGKKAEARRGYNLSLKFHAADPEAVRSKLGNL from the coding sequence ATGGCGGCCATGATCCTCATGGCGGGCCTGGTCCTGACGGGCTGCGCCTCCGGACGGGGGGCCGCACCGAAGTACCGGGCCTACCCCATGACGCCCGAGGCGCAGGTGAACTACGACTACCTCGTCTATCTGGACCGGTTGCAGCAGATCCAGCGCGAACTCAGCCGCGGCGACCGCAGCACCATGAAGCTGAAAGAGGCCCGGCAGCTGCAGGACGCCACGGTCGAGGCCCTGGACAAGGTCATCGCCGTGGCGCCCTCTCCCCAGCTCTACGTCGAAAAGGCCGGGCTGTTCTGGAATCACAGCGAGGGCACGGCCCGATCCCGGGCCATCCTCAAGGAAGGCCTGGCCAAGTTCCCCGGCGACCGGCTGCTGACCGTGTACCTGGCCAACTCCTACGTGGCCGACGACCGGGTGGACGACGCCATCGCGATCATGGACGAATTCCTGAAGGACAACCCCGACGACATCCAGTCCCGCGAGAAGCTGGGCCAGATGTTCATGGACGCGGGACGCGACGCCGAGGCCCTGGACGTGCTCAAGGGCATCCCCGAGGCGGAGCGGGGGCCCGACGCCCTCTACTCCATGGGCCGGGTCCAGGGGAACCTGGGCATGCGCAAGGCGGCCATCGCCAACCTCAAAAAGGCCGTCAAGATGGACCCGGAGTTCACCGAGGCCCAGGTGGAGCTGGCCTACCAGTATGAACTGGCCAAGGACTACGCGTCCGCCGAGGCCATCTACACCGCCATCCTGGAGCAGAACGAGTCCTTCCCCGAGGCCCGGCTGCGGCTGATCAACCTCGACCTCAAGCTGAACAACCCGGACAAGGCCCTTAAGCTCGCCCTGGACGGCCCGCCCACCAAGGATTTCGTCCTGGACGCGGTCCTGACCTTCATCAACGACGGGTTCTACGCCCAGGGGTCCACGGTGCTGGACATGCTAACCTCGGACGGCTCGGTCCCGGCAGAGTACTACTTCTACAAGGCCGTCATCGCCAACGAGGGCGAAAACGACATGGAAAAGGCGCTCGGCTTCCTGGGCATGGTCGACAAGACCGACCGCCTCTACCCGCACGCCCTGCGCTTCCGGGCCCAGATTCTCAGCGCCCAGGGCAAGGCCGAAGAGGCCCTGAACATCGCCGTGGACGGCAAGAAGCTCTACCCGAACGCCCCCATTTTCTACATCCTCGAGGCCTCCCTGCTCAAGCAGGAGGAGGACTTCCGGGGAGCCGAACGCACCCTGAAGGAAGGGCTCAAGCGGCTGCCGAACAACCCGGAGCTGACCTACGAGCTGGCCCTGGTCTACGAGGTCCTGGACCGGCGCGACGAGGGGCTGGCCCTGATGGAGAGCGTCATCCGCGCCCATCCGGATCACGCCAACGCCCTGAACTACGTGGGCTACACCCTGGCCGAGGAAGGCAGGGAGCTTGAACGGGCCCTGGTCCTGGTGACCAAGGCGTCCTCCCTGGAGCCCGAGAGCGGCTACATCCTCGACTCCGTGGCCTGGGTCCACTTCAAGATGCAGGACCTCAACAAGGCCTGGGAATACATCCGCCACGCCATCGACCTGGTGGACACCGACCCCACCATCTGGGAACATTACGGCGACATCGCCGCCGCTCTGGGCAAGAAGGCCGAGGCGCGCAGGGGATACAACCTCTCCCTGAAATTCCACGCTGCCGATCCCGAAGCGGTGCGGAGCAAACTCGGAAATCTGTAA
- a CDS encoding sigma-70 family RNA polymerase sigma factor, with protein MISNDETTVIEPEIVEPGEDDLDLDGPNAIPVNPPAKAGSAEEKLPALNLTPSSKAVQVRDPLQLYLKEIARFPMLEPEEEYELAKRVQEENDQDAAFKIISSHLRLVVKIAMDFQRRWMQNGLDLIQEGNVGLLKAVTKFDPEKGIKFSYYAAFWIKAYILKYIMDNWRMVKIGTTQTQRKLFYNLNKERQRLQTLGFDPSTEVLSERLGVSEAEIEEMDQRLSKNDMSLNAPLGDDSDTTKMDFLPSLAPGVEESIANGQIVDLLLDNIREIRPTLNEKEEAILDRRLLSEDPVTLREIGEEFGVTRERVRQIEARLLAKIREHMAGRVKGFSKEWVLEHD; from the coding sequence ATGATATCGAACGACGAAACAACCGTGATCGAACCGGAAATCGTTGAACCCGGCGAAGATGATCTCGACCTTGACGGGCCCAACGCGATTCCCGTCAATCCCCCGGCCAAGGCCGGCAGTGCGGAGGAGAAGCTCCCGGCGCTCAACCTCACCCCCTCTTCCAAGGCGGTGCAGGTCCGCGACCCGCTGCAGCTCTACCTCAAGGAGATCGCCCGGTTCCCCATGCTGGAGCCGGAAGAGGAATACGAACTGGCCAAGCGGGTTCAGGAGGAGAACGACCAGGACGCGGCCTTCAAGATCATATCCTCCCACCTGCGCCTGGTGGTCAAGATCGCCATGGACTTTCAGCGTCGCTGGATGCAGAACGGACTGGACCTGATCCAGGAGGGCAACGTCGGGCTGCTCAAGGCCGTGACCAAGTTCGACCCGGAAAAGGGGATCAAGTTCTCCTATTACGCGGCCTTCTGGATCAAGGCGTACATCCTGAAGTACATCATGGACAACTGGCGCATGGTCAAGATCGGGACCACCCAGACCCAGCGCAAGCTCTTTTACAACCTGAACAAGGAAAGGCAGCGGCTCCAGACCCTGGGCTTCGACCCGTCCACCGAGGTCCTGAGCGAGCGGCTCGGGGTGTCCGAGGCCGAGATCGAGGAGATGGACCAGCGGCTTTCCAAGAACGACATGTCCCTGAACGCGCCCCTGGGCGACGACTCCGACACCACCAAGATGGATTTCCTGCCGTCTCTGGCCCCTGGCGTGGAGGAGTCCATCGCCAACGGCCAGATCGTGGACCTGCTGCTCGACAATATCAGGGAGATTCGGCCCACCCTGAACGAGAAGGAAGAGGCCATCCTCGACCGGCGGCTCCTGTCCGAGGACCCCGTGACCCTGCGCGAGATCGGCGAGGAATTCGGGGTGACCAGGGAGCGGGTGCGCCAGATCGAGGCCCGGCTGCTGGCCAAGATTCGCGAGCACATGGCCGGGCGGGTCAAGGGCTTCTCCAAGGAATGGGTCCTGGAACACGATTAG
- a CDS encoding homocysteine S-methyltransferase family protein: MPDFRSILDDDRIYYFDGGYGTLLQSRGLPAGLSPELWGLKAPEVIRGVHQDYLDAGADILTTNTFGGSRPKLGLDADPYELNKAMTALARQVAGDRAFVAASIGPTGHFVKPLGDLTFRELVDIYKEQIKGCVDGGADLILGETHFDLAEAKAVVVAARLVCDLPVAVSMTFEGPASLTGTSPQTFVDTMQNMGVELIGTNCSAGPEQMHDTLRAWAPRLETPTFAEANAGLPVLDADGNTSFRLPPEPFAEQAAGFVELGAKFIGGCCGTTPDHIRALRAKVGDATWVRPQKTDNAQLVLTSRSVSVPIGFDHPGVIIGERINPTGKKQLTAELQESVFTEAHRFAAEQVEQGAPVLDVNVGAPMVDEVALLPELAISLTGRFTAPLSIDSNDAKAVEAGLWGYPGSPLVNSISGEPGKMEELGPLCKLFGAPFILLPIVGNKLPVTAAERIEVIEGLLSKADALGIPRRLIMVDALALTVSSKPEAARHSMEVMRHCRDEWNLPTTIGLSNISFGLPARELLNSTFLTLSMASGLCSFIANPNSARIQESLHAAEVLLNRDPQAERYIDKYSDWTGGSSAASAPSSAASKGGDTAGLPPVQAAVIKGDKDGVVALVETELANGMAAMNIVNDLLIPGILAVGDKYEKKEYFLPQLLQSAETMQTAFQRLQPLLEEDGSAGEKPVVVMATVEGDIHDIGKNIVCLMLKNYGFEVVDLGKDVPAEKIVAAAAEHNAAVIGLSALMTTTMVRMEDTVKLVAERGLDAKVIIGGAVVTEKFCTAIGADGWSTDAVAAVKLAQRLTQ; encoded by the coding sequence GTGCCCGATTTCAGGTCCATACTCGACGACGACAGAATCTACTATTTCGACGGCGGCTACGGCACGCTTCTGCAGAGCAGGGGGCTGCCCGCCGGGTTGTCGCCCGAACTCTGGGGGCTCAAGGCGCCCGAGGTCATCCGCGGCGTTCATCAGGACTACCTGGACGCCGGGGCGGATATCCTGACCACAAACACCTTCGGCGGGTCCCGGCCCAAGCTCGGACTGGACGCCGATCCCTACGAACTGAACAAGGCCATGACCGCCCTGGCCCGCCAGGTGGCCGGGGACCGGGCCTTCGTCGCCGCCTCCATCGGCCCCACCGGCCATTTTGTCAAGCCGCTGGGCGACCTGACCTTCCGTGAGCTGGTGGACATCTACAAGGAGCAGATCAAGGGGTGCGTGGACGGCGGAGCCGACCTCATCCTGGGCGAGACCCATTTCGACCTGGCCGAGGCCAAGGCAGTGGTCGTCGCCGCCCGCCTGGTCTGCGACCTGCCCGTGGCCGTCTCCATGACCTTTGAGGGACCGGCCTCCCTGACCGGCACCTCGCCCCAGACTTTCGTGGACACCATGCAGAACATGGGCGTGGAACTCATCGGCACCAACTGTTCCGCCGGGCCCGAGCAGATGCACGATACCCTGCGCGCCTGGGCCCCCCGGCTGGAAACGCCGACCTTTGCCGAGGCCAATGCCGGGCTGCCCGTGCTGGACGCCGACGGCAACACCTCGTTCCGGCTGCCGCCCGAGCCGTTCGCCGAACAGGCCGCCGGGTTCGTGGAGCTGGGGGCCAAGTTCATCGGCGGCTGCTGCGGCACCACGCCCGACCACATCCGCGCCCTGCGCGCCAAGGTGGGCGACGCAACCTGGGTCCGCCCGCAAAAGACCGACAACGCGCAGCTGGTGCTGACCTCCCGGTCGGTTTCCGTGCCCATCGGGTTCGACCATCCCGGCGTGATCATCGGCGAGCGCATCAACCCCACGGGCAAGAAGCAGCTGACCGCAGAACTCCAGGAATCCGTGTTCACCGAGGCCCATCGGTTCGCGGCCGAGCAGGTGGAGCAGGGCGCTCCGGTGCTCGATGTCAACGTGGGCGCGCCCATGGTGGACGAGGTGGCGCTCCTGCCCGAGCTGGCCATCTCCCTGACGGGCCGGTTCACCGCGCCCCTGTCCATCGATTCCAACGACGCCAAGGCCGTTGAGGCCGGGCTGTGGGGCTACCCAGGCTCGCCGCTGGTCAACTCCATCTCCGGCGAGCCCGGCAAGATGGAGGAACTCGGCCCCCTGTGCAAGCTCTTCGGCGCGCCGTTCATCCTCCTGCCCATCGTGGGCAACAAGCTGCCGGTCACGGCTGCGGAGCGGATCGAGGTCATCGAGGGCCTCCTGTCCAAGGCCGACGCCCTGGGCATCCCGCGCCGTCTGATCATGGTGGACGCCCTGGCCCTGACCGTCTCCTCCAAGCCCGAGGCCGCGCGCCATTCCATGGAGGTCATGCGCCACTGCCGGGACGAGTGGAACCTGCCCACCACCATCGGGCTGTCCAATATCTCCTTCGGCCTGCCCGCCCGCGAGCTGCTCAACTCCACCTTCCTGACCCTGTCCATGGCGTCCGGGCTCTGCTCGTTCATCGCCAACCCCAACTCAGCGCGCATCCAGGAGTCGCTGCACGCCGCCGAGGTGCTGCTCAACCGCGACCCCCAGGCCGAGCGCTACATCGACAAATACTCCGATTGGACCGGCGGTTCGTCAGCCGCTTCCGCTCCGTCGTCCGCCGCTTCCAAGGGAGGCGACACGGCCGGGCTGCCGCCTGTGCAGGCCGCCGTGATCAAGGGAGACAAGGACGGGGTCGTCGCCCTGGTGGAGACCGAACTGGCCAACGGCATGGCGGCCATGAACATCGTCAACGACCTGCTCATTCCCGGCATCCTGGCCGTGGGCGACAAGTACGAGAAAAAGGAATACTTCCTGCCCCAGCTCCTGCAGAGCGCAGAGACCATGCAGACCGCCTTCCAGCGTCTCCAGCCGCTCCTGGAAGAGGACGGCTCCGCAGGCGAAAAGCCCGTGGTGGTCATGGCCACCGTGGAGGGCGACATCCACGACATCGGCAAGAACATCGTCTGCCTGATGCTCAAGAACTACGGCTTCGAGGTGGTGGACCTGGGCAAGGACGTGCCTGCCGAAAAGATCGTGGCCGCCGCCGCCGAGCACAACGCGGCCGTCATCGGGCTGTCCGCGCTCATGACCACCACCATGGTGCGCATGGAAGACACCGTGAAGCTGGTGGCCGAACGCGGCCTGGACGCCAAGGTCATCATCGGCGGCGCGGTGGTGACGGAAAAGTTCTGCACCGCCATCGGCGCGGACGGCTGGTCCACCGACGCGGTGGCCGCCGTCAAGCTGGCCCAGCGGTTGACGCAATAG